The following are from one region of the Rhizobacter sp. AJA081-3 genome:
- a CDS encoding S9 family peptidase, which yields MAIARKAITAEDLWKFERAGGISLAPDGAQAVCSLQTFSMEENKGESALWLLSTFGGGPRRLTQCGEKDGQAAWSPSGERIAFVAKREQQGKKDETPQLYVIAPDGGEARRISDYAPGIEAFKWFPDGRRIAFVSWVWPELRGSHAQAKRHKAFKERKESGYATSEAQYRYWDHNVPMGRVAHLHVLDVASGRITDLFEGTGLELSRAEPDANTFDIAPDGKRIAFVHDAAAEKRMDNCKVLSELNLRARRTETLVHDKGWDLEHPRYSPDGKRIAFVASHQGKKHTMPAQLALLERGERWRVLSGDWDHAVHGPLRWADDGQSVHFTAEAEARNHLWRFELRSRSATRVAAGGWVQSFDVAAGVVVCAADAMDHPARVHAHRDGEPPRRLERFNDDLLAKLRLSTHEDVRFKGAQGDEVQMWVVYPPGFDARKKYPVLHSIHGGPHAASGDTFHYRWNNHVFAAQGYVVACVNYHGSSGFGYAFLDSITHRWGELELQDVEAATDWLLKKPWADRKRVFATGGSYGGYMVAWMNGHVKPGRYQAYVCHAGCFDWVSMFAEDAYTWFPRELGASYWDDMAKVHAQSPHAFAGKMKTPTLVIHGALDYRVPDGQGLAYYNTLKARGVDARLLWYPDENHWILKPRNSKLWYAEYFDWLRRHDPHAPRSRRR from the coding sequence ATGGCGATCGCCAGGAAGGCCATCACGGCCGAAGACCTGTGGAAGTTCGAGCGCGCCGGCGGCATCTCGCTGGCGCCCGACGGCGCGCAGGCGGTGTGCTCGCTGCAGACCTTCTCGATGGAGGAGAACAAGGGCGAGTCGGCGCTGTGGCTGCTGTCCACGTTTGGCGGCGGCCCGCGGCGGCTCACGCAGTGCGGCGAGAAGGACGGCCAGGCCGCCTGGTCGCCCAGCGGCGAGCGCATCGCCTTCGTCGCCAAGCGCGAGCAGCAGGGCAAGAAGGACGAGACGCCGCAGCTCTACGTGATCGCGCCCGACGGCGGCGAGGCGCGCCGTATCAGCGACTACGCGCCCGGCATCGAGGCCTTCAAGTGGTTCCCGGACGGTCGGCGCATCGCATTCGTCTCCTGGGTGTGGCCCGAGCTCAGGGGCAGCCACGCGCAGGCGAAGCGCCACAAGGCGTTCAAGGAGCGCAAGGAAAGCGGCTACGCCACCAGCGAGGCGCAGTACCGCTACTGGGACCACAACGTGCCGATGGGCCGTGTCGCCCACCTGCACGTGCTCGACGTCGCCAGCGGCCGCATCACCGACCTGTTCGAAGGCACCGGCCTGGAACTCTCGCGCGCCGAACCCGACGCGAACACCTTCGACATCGCGCCCGACGGCAAGCGGATCGCCTTCGTGCACGACGCGGCGGCCGAGAAGCGCATGGACAACTGCAAGGTGCTGTCCGAGCTGAACCTGCGCGCGCGCCGCACCGAGACGCTGGTGCACGACAAGGGCTGGGACCTGGAGCACCCGCGCTACAGCCCCGACGGAAAGCGCATCGCCTTCGTCGCCAGCCACCAGGGCAAGAAGCACACGATGCCGGCGCAGCTTGCGCTGCTCGAACGCGGCGAGCGCTGGCGCGTGCTCAGCGGCGACTGGGACCACGCCGTGCACGGCCCGCTGCGCTGGGCCGACGATGGCCAGAGCGTCCACTTCACCGCGGAGGCCGAGGCACGCAACCACCTGTGGCGCTTCGAGTTGCGCAGCCGCAGCGCCACGCGCGTGGCAGCCGGCGGCTGGGTGCAGTCCTTCGACGTGGCGGCCGGCGTGGTCGTCTGCGCGGCCGATGCGATGGACCACCCGGCGCGCGTGCACGCGCACCGCGACGGCGAACCGCCGCGCCGACTGGAGCGCTTCAACGACGATCTGCTCGCGAAGCTGCGCCTGAGCACCCACGAGGACGTGCGCTTCAAGGGTGCGCAGGGCGACGAGGTGCAGATGTGGGTGGTCTACCCGCCGGGTTTCGACGCGCGCAAGAAGTACCCGGTGCTGCACTCGATCCACGGCGGCCCGCACGCGGCCAGCGGCGACACCTTCCACTACCGCTGGAACAACCATGTGTTCGCCGCGCAGGGCTACGTGGTCGCCTGCGTCAACTACCACGGCTCGAGCGGCTTCGGCTACGCCTTCCTCGACAGCATCACGCACCGTTGGGGCGAGCTGGAGCTGCAGGACGTGGAAGCCGCCACCGACTGGCTGCTGAAGAAGCCCTGGGCCGACCGCAAGCGCGTGTTCGCCACCGGCGGCAGCTACGGCGGCTACATGGTGGCGTGGATGAACGGCCACGTGAAACCCGGCCGCTACCAGGCCTACGTGTGCCACGCCGGCTGCTTCGACTGGGTGTCGATGTTCGCCGAGGACGCCTACACCTGGTTCCCGCGTGAACTCGGCGCCTCGTACTGGGACGACATGGCCAAGGTGCATGCGCAGAGCCCGCATGCCTTCGCCGGAAAGATGAAGACGCCCACGCTGGTGATCCACGGCGCGCTCGACTACCGCGTGCCCGACGGTCAGGGCCTGGCCTACTACAACACGCTGAAGGCGCGCGGCGTGGACGCCCGGCTGCTCTGGTACCCGGACGAGAACCACTGGATCCTCAAGCCGCGCAACTCGAAGCTCTGGTACGCCGAGTATTTCGACTGGCTGCGCCGGCACGACCCGCACGCACCGCGCTCACGGCGGCGCTGA
- a CDS encoding GNAT family N-acetyltransferase: MEPVGPVTLERAPVRLVPLGLEHEDGLRHAAADGALWNLRFTSVPEPQHTRAYIETALQGRAQGHRFAFAVLDAAGGEVIGCTSYHDIVPAVERLEIGWTWYAASRQRSAVNTTAKLLLMQHAFETLGAQLVGWRTDNYNFASQRAIERLGARKDGVLRHHALRRDGTVRDTVMYSLAAGEWPEVKAHLLWQLTRPR; encoded by the coding sequence ATGGAACCCGTCGGCCCGGTCACGCTGGAGCGCGCGCCGGTGCGGCTGGTGCCGCTGGGCCTGGAGCACGAGGACGGCCTGCGACACGCCGCCGCCGACGGCGCGCTCTGGAACCTGCGCTTCACCTCCGTACCCGAGCCGCAGCACACGCGCGCCTACATCGAGACCGCGCTGCAAGGCCGCGCCCAGGGCCACCGCTTCGCCTTCGCGGTACTCGACGCCGCCGGCGGCGAGGTGATCGGCTGCACCAGCTACCACGACATCGTGCCGGCGGTCGAGCGCCTGGAGATCGGCTGGACCTGGTACGCCGCGAGCCGCCAACGCAGTGCCGTCAACACCACCGCCAAGCTGCTGCTGATGCAGCACGCCTTCGAGACGCTGGGCGCGCAACTCGTCGGCTGGCGCACCGACAACTACAACTTCGCCAGCCAGCGCGCCATCGAGCGCCTGGGTGCGCGCAAGGACGGCGTGTTGCGTCACCACGCATTGCGCCGCGACGGCACGGTGCGCGACACCGTGATGTACAGCCTGGCTGCCGGCGAATGGCCGGAAGTCAAGGCGCACCTGCTCTGGCAGCTGACCCGGCCGCGCTGA
- a CDS encoding MoxR family ATPase: MKFQGSDTYVATPDLMLAVNAAITLKRPLLVKGEPGTGKTMLAEEVASALKLPLLQWHVKSTTKAQQGLYEYDAVSRLRDSQLGDERVKDIHNYIVKGVLWQAFSAEQPVALLIDEIDKADIEFPNDLLRELDRMEFYVYETRELVKARHRPLVFITSNNEKELPDAFLRRCFFHYIKFPDADTMQSIVDVHFPKLKKELLAAALKNFYDVRNLPGLKKKPSTSELLDWLKLLVAEDIPLEALQSKDEKVAVPPLVGALLKNEQDVSLFEKLVFMQRHNR; this comes from the coding sequence ATGAAGTTCCAAGGCTCCGACACCTACGTCGCCACCCCGGACCTGATGCTGGCGGTCAACGCGGCGATCACGCTCAAGCGGCCCCTGCTCGTCAAGGGCGAGCCCGGAACCGGAAAGACGATGCTGGCCGAGGAAGTGGCCAGCGCGCTGAAGCTGCCGCTGTTGCAGTGGCACGTGAAAAGCACCACCAAGGCGCAGCAGGGCCTGTACGAGTACGACGCCGTCAGCCGCTTGCGCGACAGCCAGCTCGGCGACGAGCGCGTCAAGGACATCCACAACTACATCGTCAAGGGCGTGCTCTGGCAGGCCTTCAGCGCCGAACAGCCGGTGGCGCTGCTGATCGACGAGATCGACAAGGCCGACATCGAGTTCCCCAACGACCTGCTGCGCGAACTCGACCGCATGGAGTTCTACGTCTACGAGACGCGCGAGCTCGTCAAGGCGCGGCATCGGCCGCTGGTGTTCATCACCTCGAACAACGAAAAGGAACTGCCCGACGCATTCCTGCGCCGCTGCTTCTTCCACTACATCAAGTTCCCCGACGCCGACACGATGCAGAGCATCGTCGACGTGCACTTCCCGAAGCTGAAGAAGGAACTGCTCGCCGCCGCACTGAAGAACTTCTACGACGTGCGCAACCTGCCGGGCCTGAAGAAGAAGCCCAGCACCTCCGAGCTGCTCGACTGGCTCAAGCTGCTGGTGGCCGAGGACATCCCGCTCGAGGCGCTGCAGAGCAAGGACGAGAAGGTCGCCGTGCCGCCGCTGGTGGGCGCGCTGCTGAAGAACGAGCAGGACGTGTCGCTGTTCGAGAAGCTCGTGTTCATGCAGCGTCACAACCGCTGA
- a CDS encoding cytochrome c — translation MKNVLSALISLAAAAGFVTAAQAQDAQAGAKKAAMCIGCHGIPGYQASFPEIHKVPMISGQGAKYIASALTAYKKGERKHPSMKAIAASLTEQDMADLGAFYSTQAGPATAESAPAPTPPATVAELLKKGNCASCHGENLNKPIDPSYPKLAGQHADYLFVALKAYQTEGNPQVGRGNAIMAGMAKPFSHAELKQMASYIASLPTDLKTVPESRFR, via the coding sequence ATGAAGAACGTGCTCTCCGCCCTGATCTCGCTGGCCGCTGCCGCCGGTTTCGTCACCGCCGCGCAGGCACAGGATGCCCAGGCCGGCGCGAAGAAGGCCGCCATGTGCATCGGCTGCCACGGTATCCCCGGCTACCAGGCCAGCTTCCCCGAGATCCACAAGGTGCCGATGATCTCCGGGCAAGGCGCGAAGTACATCGCCAGTGCGCTGACGGCGTACAAGAAGGGCGAGCGCAAGCATCCGAGCATGAAGGCCATCGCCGCCTCGCTGACCGAGCAGGACATGGCCGATCTGGGCGCCTTCTATTCCACCCAGGCCGGCCCTGCGACCGCCGAGTCGGCCCCCGCGCCCACGCCGCCGGCCACCGTGGCCGAGCTGCTCAAGAAGGGCAACTGCGCGTCCTGCCACGGGGAGAACCTCAACAAGCCGATCGACCCGAGCTACCCGAAGCTGGCCGGCCAGCACGCCGACTATCTGTTCGTGGCGCTGAAGGCCTATCAGACCGAAGGCAACCCGCAAGTCGGCCGCGGCAACGCGATCATGGCCGGCATGGCCAAGCCCTTCAGCCACGCCGAACTGAAGCAGATGGCCAGCTACATCGCCTCGCTGCCCACCGACCTGAAGACGGTGCCGGAGTCGCGCTTCCGCTGA
- a CDS encoding HD-GYP domain-containing protein, protein MLKKIPVEELRLGMHLHAMCGAWLDHPFWRTKFILRDPADLEKLRASSVTEVWIDVVKGCDVEPASTGVAPRRDAAARSARSERPMPSEPAPPAAEPKPTASMAAEMQRASALVNQSREAVTSLFAEARMGRALDTEKCLPLVDEIASSVWRNPGAIVSLARLKTHDDYTYMHSMAVCALMVSLGRQLGMDENSAREIGLAGMLHDMGKAMMPLEVLNKPAKLTDAEYAIMKTHPQHGYELLLEGKGVSEVALDVTLHHHERPDGKGYPHGLSGDALTRVARMGAVCDVYDAITSNRPYKSGWDPAESIARMASWAGQFDNDVFQAFVKSLGIYPIGSLVRMRSGRLGVVVEQSEGSLVAPKVKLFFSTKSNMPITIELLDLSSPACTDGIAARESNAQWQFPHLDELWAGPEVLRKLGKG, encoded by the coding sequence ATGCTGAAGAAGATTCCCGTCGAAGAACTGCGCCTGGGCATGCACCTGCATGCCATGTGCGGCGCGTGGCTCGACCATCCCTTCTGGCGGACCAAGTTCATCCTGCGCGACCCGGCGGATCTGGAGAAGCTGCGCGCCAGCTCCGTGACCGAGGTCTGGATCGACGTCGTGAAGGGGTGTGACGTGGAGCCTGCCTCGACTGGCGTGGCACCGCGCCGCGACGCGGCTGCGCGTTCGGCACGCAGCGAGCGGCCGATGCCCTCCGAACCCGCCCCGCCAGCCGCCGAGCCGAAACCGACCGCATCGATGGCGGCCGAAATGCAGCGCGCCTCGGCGCTGGTCAACCAGTCGCGCGAGGCCGTGACCTCGCTGTTCGCCGAAGCCCGCATGGGCCGCGCACTGGACACCGAGAAGTGCCTGCCGCTGGTCGACGAGATCGCCTCGTCGGTGTGGCGCAACCCGGGGGCCATCGTCAGCCTGGCGCGGCTGAAGACGCACGACGACTACACCTACATGCATTCGATGGCGGTGTGTGCCCTCATGGTGTCGCTCGGCCGGCAGCTTGGCATGGACGAGAACAGTGCGCGCGAGATCGGCCTGGCCGGCATGCTGCACGACATGGGCAAGGCGATGATGCCGCTGGAGGTGCTGAACAAGCCCGCCAAGCTCACCGACGCCGAGTACGCGATCATGAAGACGCACCCGCAGCATGGCTACGAGCTGCTGCTCGAGGGCAAGGGCGTCAGCGAGGTCGCGCTCGATGTCACGCTGCACCACCACGAGCGGCCCGATGGCAAGGGATATCCGCACGGCTTGTCGGGCGACGCGCTGACGCGCGTGGCGCGCATGGGCGCGGTGTGCGACGTCTATGACGCCATCACCTCGAACCGGCCCTACAAGAGCGGCTGGGACCCTGCCGAGTCGATCGCCAGGATGGCCTCCTGGGCCGGGCAGTTCGACAACGACGTCTTCCAGGCCTTCGTGAAGAGCCTGGGCATCTACCCGATCGGCTCGCTGGTGCGCATGCGCTCGGGCAGGCTCGGTGTGGTGGTGGAGCAGAGCGAAGGCTCGCTGGTGGCGCCGAAGGTGAAGCTGTTCTTCTCGACCAAGTCGAACATGCCGATCACCATCGAACTGCTCGACTTGTCGTCTCCGGCCTGCACCGACGGCATCGCCGCGCGCGAGAGCAACGCGCAGTGGCAGTTCCCGCACCTGGACGAGCTGTGGGCCGGTCCCGAGGTGCTGCGCAAGCTCGGCAAAGGCTGA
- the cueR gene encoding Cu(I)-responsive transcriptional regulator, with protein sequence METEGMNIGEAAKQSAVSAKMIRHYEELGLLPKVPRTDSGYRQYDEATVHTLRFIRRARDLGFGLPEIETLLGLWHNRRRSSKDVKRIALEHAADLQRRIEEMRAMQRTLQHLAHGCHGDERPDCPILDDLAGGRATTD encoded by the coding sequence ATGGAGACCGAAGGCATGAACATCGGCGAGGCCGCGAAACAGTCGGCCGTCTCGGCCAAGATGATCCGCCACTACGAGGAACTCGGCCTCTTGCCCAAGGTGCCGCGCACCGATTCGGGCTACCGGCAGTACGACGAGGCCACGGTGCACACGCTGCGCTTCATCCGCCGCGCGCGCGACCTCGGCTTCGGCCTGCCGGAGATCGAGACGCTGCTCGGCCTGTGGCACAACCGCCGGCGCAGCAGCAAGGACGTCAAGCGAATCGCGCTGGAACATGCCGCCGACCTGCAGCGCCGCATCGAGGAGATGCGCGCCATGCAGCGCACGCTGCAGCATCTGGCGCATGGCTGCCACGGCGACGAGCGGCCGGACTGCCCGATCCTCGACGACCTCGCCGGCGGACGGGCCACGACCGACTGA
- a CDS encoding heavy metal translocating P-type ATPase, which produces MNTETTLSLPVEGMTCASCVGRVEKALAKVPGVARATVNLATEAAALTLSQRVPTATLTTAVEKAGYAVPHDEAELRIEGMTCASCVGRVERALQAVPGVLAATVNLATEQAHVSRVRGAAGAAELMAAVQKAGYTAHLLNAEQPAAPPAPSRDGWKVALAAALSAPLVIPMLGDLFGRHWMLDGWLQWLLATPVQFWLGARFYRAGWMALRAGSGNMDLLVSLGTSAAYGLSLWLLWQADGAMAHLYFESSAVVITLVLLGKWLESRAKRQTTDAIRALQALRPETARVRRDGVDLDVPVAELAVGDLVVVRPGERVAVDGRVEDGRSHVDESLITGESLPVAKQAGDRVTGGALNAEGLLLVRTLAVGAESTLARIVRMVESAQAGKAPIQRLVDQVSAVFVPVVVGLALLTLLGWGFVTGDWSAGVLNAVAVLVIACPCALGLATPAAIMVGTGAAARRGILIKDAQALEIAHAVRVVAFDKTGTLTEGRPQLAAAEPAADAGLTGDALVALAAALQSGSEHPLAAAVLAAAKQPLAPASDVQALPGRGIAGVVDGQSLQLGSTRLMDESGVARGALEARALALQSEGRTVSWLAGRHGEAPWRLLGLLAFGDTLKPGAAAAIATLRGLGLRTLMISGDNAGSAIAVGRALGIDDVRAEVLPEQKAGLVAALRAEMGNQGKVAMVGDGINDAPALAAADVGMAMAGEQGGTDAAMQAAGITLMRGDPALVAQAIDISRRTTAKIRQNLFWAFFYNVVGIPLAAFGLLNPVVAGAAMAMSSVSVLTNALLLKRWRPKA; this is translated from the coding sequence ATGAACACCGAAACCACCCTGTCCCTGCCCGTCGAGGGCATGACCTGCGCCTCCTGCGTCGGCCGCGTCGAGAAGGCTCTCGCCAAGGTACCGGGCGTTGCCCGCGCCACCGTCAACCTGGCCACCGAGGCGGCGGCGCTGACGCTTTCGCAGCGCGTGCCCACCGCCACACTGACCACCGCCGTCGAGAAAGCCGGCTACGCCGTGCCGCACGACGAGGCCGAGTTGCGCATCGAGGGCATGACCTGCGCCAGCTGCGTGGGCCGCGTCGAACGCGCGCTGCAGGCCGTGCCCGGCGTGCTGGCCGCCACGGTGAACCTGGCGACCGAGCAGGCGCATGTGTCGCGTGTGCGGGGCGCGGCCGGCGCCGCCGAGCTGATGGCCGCCGTGCAGAAGGCCGGCTACACGGCGCACCTGCTGAACGCCGAACAGCCGGCCGCGCCGCCCGCGCCGTCGCGCGACGGCTGGAAGGTGGCGCTGGCCGCCGCGCTCTCGGCCCCGCTGGTGATCCCCATGCTCGGCGACCTGTTCGGCCGCCACTGGATGCTCGATGGCTGGCTGCAGTGGCTGCTGGCCACGCCGGTGCAGTTCTGGCTCGGCGCACGCTTCTACCGCGCCGGCTGGATGGCGCTGCGCGCGGGCAGCGGCAACATGGACCTGCTGGTCTCGCTGGGCACCAGCGCCGCCTACGGCCTGAGCCTGTGGCTGCTGTGGCAGGCGGACGGTGCGATGGCGCACCTGTATTTCGAGTCCTCGGCGGTGGTGATCACGCTGGTGCTGCTGGGCAAGTGGCTGGAGTCGCGCGCCAAGCGCCAGACCACCGACGCGATCCGCGCGCTGCAGGCGCTGCGCCCGGAGACGGCGCGCGTGCGCCGCGACGGCGTCGACCTCGACGTGCCGGTGGCGGAACTTGCGGTGGGCGACCTCGTCGTCGTGCGGCCGGGCGAACGCGTGGCCGTGGACGGCCGGGTGGAAGACGGCCGCAGCCATGTCGACGAGTCGCTGATCACCGGCGAGAGCCTGCCGGTGGCCAAGCAGGCCGGCGACCGCGTCACCGGCGGCGCCCTCAACGCAGAGGGCCTGCTGCTGGTGCGCACGCTGGCCGTGGGCGCGGAGTCGACGCTGGCGCGCATCGTGCGAATGGTCGAGTCGGCGCAGGCGGGCAAGGCGCCGATCCAGCGCCTGGTCGACCAGGTCAGCGCGGTGTTCGTGCCGGTGGTCGTGGGGCTGGCGCTGCTCACGCTGCTCGGCTGGGGGTTCGTCACCGGCGACTGGTCGGCCGGCGTGCTCAATGCGGTGGCGGTGCTCGTGATCGCCTGCCCCTGCGCGCTGGGCCTGGCGACGCCGGCGGCGATCATGGTCGGCACCGGCGCGGCAGCGCGGCGCGGCATCCTGATCAAGGACGCGCAGGCGCTGGAGATCGCCCATGCGGTGCGCGTGGTCGCCTTCGACAAGACCGGCACGCTGACCGAGGGCCGGCCGCAGCTGGCCGCGGCCGAACCGGCCGCCGATGCGGGGCTGACCGGCGACGCGCTGGTCGCCCTGGCCGCGGCGCTGCAGTCGGGCAGCGAACACCCGCTGGCCGCGGCGGTTCTGGCGGCGGCGAAGCAGCCCCTGGCGCCGGCGTCCGACGTTCAGGCCCTGCCCGGCCGCGGCATCGCCGGCGTGGTCGACGGGCAGTCGCTGCAACTCGGCAGCACACGGCTGATGGACGAGAGCGGCGTGGCGCGCGGTGCCCTCGAAGCACGCGCGCTGGCGCTGCAATCCGAAGGCCGCACCGTGTCGTGGCTGGCCGGCCGGCACGGCGAGGCGCCCTGGCGGCTGCTGGGCCTGCTGGCCTTCGGCGACACGCTCAAGCCCGGCGCGGCCGCCGCCATCGCCACGCTGCGCGGCCTGGGCCTGCGCACGCTGATGATCAGCGGCGACAACGCCGGCAGCGCCATCGCGGTCGGACGCGCGCTGGGCATCGACGACGTGCGCGCCGAGGTGCTGCCGGAGCAGAAGGCCGGCCTGGTGGCCGCGCTGCGCGCCGAGATGGGCAACCAAGGCAAGGTGGCCATGGTGGGCGACGGCATCAACGACGCGCCCGCGCTGGCCGCGGCCGACGTGGGCATGGCGATGGCCGGCGAGCAAGGCGGCACCGACGCCGCGATGCAGGCCGCCGGCATCACGCTGATGCGCGGCGACCCGGCGCTGGTGGCGCAGGCCATCGACATCTCGCGCCGCACCACGGCGAAGATCCGCCAGAACCTGTTCTGGGCCTTCTTCTACAACGTGGTGGGGATTCCGCTGGCGGCCTTCGGGCTGCTCAACCCGGTGGTGGCCGGCGCGGCGATGGCAATGTCCAGCGTCAGCGTGCTGACCAACGCGCTGCTGCTCAAGCGATGGAGACCGAAGGCATGA
- a CDS encoding heavy-metal-associated domain-containing protein, with product MIELTLPDMTCGHCVKTVTGTVMKLDAQAQVQCDLPSHTVRIETTQPADAVRQALADEGYPAR from the coding sequence ATGATTGAACTGACCCTGCCCGACATGACCTGCGGCCATTGCGTGAAGACCGTCACCGGCACGGTGATGAAGCTCGACGCGCAAGCCCAGGTGCAGTGCGACCTGCCCAGCCACACGGTGCGCATCGAGACCACGCAGCCGGCCGATGCGGTGAGGCAGGCGCTGGCCGACGAGGGATACCCCGCCCGCTGA
- a CDS encoding ABC transporter substrate-binding protein — MFKFITSSALVAALAFAPQAFAQTLRWASQGDPQTMDPHSQNESMTNMMNGQVYEKLVTRDKTLAIVPALATEWQQVSPTLWRFKLRPNVKFHDGTPFTADDVVFSIERSVAPTSTINQYGAAVGKPRKVDDLTVEFQLAAPNPIFLQHLETLWIMSKVWSEKNKVTKPLDFKNKEESYAGLNANGTGPYMLVSRAPGIKTVYKRYPAWWGKYEGNVQEIVYTPIGNDATRLAALVSGEIDFVLDPAPRDLARLRNTAGVKIIDGPENRIVFIGLDQSRDKLLYGNVPGDKNPFKDVRVRTAMYQAVDIETIKTKLMNGQSYPTGGLTPSPLGSYNDPEIEKRLPYDLAAARKLMADAGYADGFEVTLDCPNNRYINDEELCIALAGMWAQLKIKVKVSAQPRATYFPKIEKQDTSLYMLGWGGAITDAETTFTPVLRNRGEKGQGYWNFGGVKNDKFDALAAQSSVEPDAKKREALIKAAMREYKEQVHVIPLHRQVIPWAARSNVSAVHRADNWLEVQWVTIAK; from the coding sequence ATGTTCAAGTTCATCACCTCGAGCGCACTCGTCGCTGCGCTCGCATTCGCCCCGCAGGCCTTTGCGCAGACGCTGCGCTGGGCCAGCCAGGGCGACCCTCAGACCATGGACCCGCACTCGCAGAACGAGTCCATGACCAACATGATGAACGGGCAGGTGTACGAGAAGCTCGTCACCCGCGACAAGACCCTGGCGATCGTGCCGGCGCTGGCCACCGAGTGGCAGCAGGTCTCGCCCACGCTGTGGCGCTTCAAGCTGCGGCCGAACGTGAAGTTCCACGACGGCACGCCCTTCACCGCCGACGACGTGGTGTTCTCCATCGAGCGCTCGGTGGCGCCCACCTCGACGATCAACCAGTACGGCGCCGCGGTGGGCAAGCCGCGCAAGGTCGACGACTTGACGGTGGAGTTCCAGCTCGCCGCGCCCAACCCGATCTTCCTGCAGCACCTCGAGACGCTGTGGATCATGAGCAAGGTGTGGAGCGAGAAGAACAAGGTCACCAAGCCGCTCGACTTCAAGAACAAGGAAGAGAGTTATGCCGGCCTGAACGCCAACGGCACCGGCCCCTACATGCTGGTCAGCCGCGCGCCGGGCATCAAGACGGTCTACAAGCGTTACCCGGCCTGGTGGGGCAAGTACGAGGGCAACGTGCAGGAGATCGTCTACACGCCGATCGGCAACGACGCCACGCGGCTGGCCGCGCTGGTCTCCGGCGAGATCGACTTCGTGCTCGACCCGGCGCCGCGCGACCTGGCACGACTGCGCAACACCGCCGGCGTGAAGATCATCGACGGGCCGGAGAACCGCATCGTCTTCATCGGCCTGGACCAGTCCCGCGACAAGCTGCTCTACGGCAACGTGCCCGGCGACAAGAACCCCTTCAAGGACGTGCGCGTGCGCACCGCCATGTACCAGGCCGTCGACATCGAGACGATCAAGACCAAGCTGATGAACGGCCAGAGCTACCCGACCGGTGGCCTGACGCCGTCGCCGCTGGGCTCCTACAACGACCCCGAGATCGAGAAGCGCCTGCCCTACGACCTGGCCGCCGCGCGCAAGCTGATGGCCGACGCGGGGTATGCCGACGGTTTCGAGGTGACGCTCGATTGCCCGAACAACCGCTACATCAACGACGAGGAACTCTGCATCGCGCTGGCCGGCATGTGGGCGCAGCTGAAGATCAAGGTGAAGGTCAGCGCGCAGCCGCGTGCCACCTACTTCCCGAAGATCGAGAAGCAGGACACCAGCCTGTACATGCTCGGCTGGGGCGGCGCCATCACCGACGCCGAGACCACCTTCACGCCGGTGCTGCGCAACCGCGGCGAGAAGGGCCAGGGCTACTGGAACTTCGGCGGCGTGAAGAACGACAAGTTCGACGCGCTGGCCGCGCAGTCGAGCGTCGAGCCCGACGCGAAGAAGCGCGAGGCGCTGATCAAGGCGGCAATGCGCGAGTACAAGGAGCAGGTGCACGTGATCCCGCTGCACCGGCAGGTGATCCCCTGGGCGGCACGCAGCAACGTGAGCGCCGTGCACCGGGCCGACAACTGGCTCGAGGTGCAGTGGGTCACGATCGCCAAGTGA
- a CDS encoding LysE/ArgO family amino acid transporter, whose translation METVFLRGFATSAALIVAIGAQNAFVLRQGLQRAHVLPVVLVCALSDMLLITLGVAGLGRWVQEHPALLALTRWGGASFLIVYGLLAARRALRPHALAVQGPAVADLRSALAACLAFTYLNPHCWLDTVVLLGSIASQEPEGARAVFGAGAASASAVWFFALGYGARVLAPLFERPAAWRVLDGAIALVMWAIAAALLRGA comes from the coding sequence ATGGAAACCGTCTTCCTCCGCGGCTTCGCGACCTCGGCCGCGCTGATCGTGGCCATCGGCGCACAGAACGCGTTCGTGCTGCGCCAGGGCCTGCAGCGTGCCCACGTGCTGCCGGTGGTGCTGGTGTGCGCGCTGTCCGACATGCTGCTGATCACGCTGGGCGTGGCTGGCCTGGGCCGCTGGGTGCAGGAGCATCCCGCGCTGCTGGCGCTCACGCGCTGGGGCGGCGCGTCCTTCCTGATCGTCTACGGATTGCTCGCCGCCCGCCGAGCGCTCAGGCCGCACGCACTGGCGGTGCAGGGCCCGGCGGTGGCCGACTTGCGCAGCGCGCTCGCGGCCTGCCTGGCCTTCACCTACCTGAACCCGCACTGCTGGCTCGACACGGTGGTGCTGCTCGGCTCGATCGCCTCGCAGGAGCCCGAGGGCGCACGCGCCGTGTTCGGCGCCGGCGCTGCCTCGGCCAGCGCCGTGTGGTTCTTCGCGCTGGGCTACGGCGCGCGGGTGCTGGCGCCGCTGTTCGAGCGCCCCGCCGCCTGGCGGGTGCTCGACGGCGCGATCGCCCTGGTGATGTGGGCGATCGCGGCGGCGCTGCTACGCGGCGCCTGA